From Algoriphagus sp. NG3, the proteins below share one genomic window:
- a CDS encoding DinB family protein: MNTLEQPKKGTYPAFYSTYIKLVSGNDYESQLIDQVDSLLNLFQEKEDGWVEKPYAEGKWTPKEVLGHVIDTERIMTFRALCFARGEKSSLPGFDQDPYVLNARFGNVPIEHLLADFQAQRKALLSMIRILPEDSLDLVGTANGAPITPRALFWIIPGHFEHHMNIFKERY, from the coding sequence ATGAATACTCTTGAACAACCTAAAAAAGGCACTTATCCTGCTTTTTATTCCACCTACATTAAACTGGTTTCCGGCAATGATTATGAAAGTCAGCTTATAGATCAGGTCGATTCGCTTTTAAATCTATTTCAAGAAAAAGAGGATGGCTGGGTGGAAAAGCCTTATGCAGAAGGGAAATGGACTCCCAAGGAAGTGCTTGGGCATGTCATAGATACAGAAAGAATCATGACTTTCAGGGCTCTATGTTTTGCTAGGGGGGAGAAATCTTCCTTACCGGGCTTTGATCAGGATCCTTATGTACTGAATGCAAGGTTTGGAAATGTGCCTATTGAACATTTACTGGCGGATTTTCAAGCTCAGCGTAAAGCCCTTTTGTCCATGATCCGGATATTGCCAGAGGACTCTCTGGATTTAGTAGGTACAGCAAATGGAGCCCCTATCACCCCAAGAGCTCTGTTCTGGATTATTCCTGGCCATTTTGAACATCATATGAACATATTCAAAGAACGCTATTGA
- a CDS encoding M20/M25/M40 family metallo-hydrolase, with amino-acid sequence MRKNLYTIFLVFCSQMVFAQTTIIRNSEIAKMISEISSDSLEHHVRVLASFNSRHTLSIDEEEGMPAAQQYVLSKFNHFAKQSGGRMTAEIEKFVIPGDDRRIPTDSPAANVMATLKGINPADDRIFIISAHMDSRNKDVMDEKGPSPGANDNGSGTAAVIELARIMASHQFSATILFVAFTGEEQGLKGATYLADKAKNEGWNIGAVLNNDIIGNSSSSETLIKDNLMMRVFSETIPAAETEQEATIRKYINADNDSKSRQLARYIKEHGERYVDQFEVKLIYRADRFLRGGDQTPFAKNGMTAIRISEMNENFLHQHENVRMEDGVQYGDLPDFMDYEYLRKVTAVNLASLASLADSPDQPLEVKIDVRNLSNQTTLLWKAPKFGKAKGYFVLMRETSSSMWERKFWTTDTSLTLPYSKDNYFFAVQSVAESGAEGIPVLPTPLFKLN; translated from the coding sequence ATGCGTAAAAATTTATACACCATTTTCTTAGTATTCTGCAGCCAAATGGTCTTTGCTCAGACTACAATCATTAGAAACAGTGAAATAGCTAAGATGATTTCGGAGATTTCATCCGATTCCCTGGAGCATCATGTTAGGGTATTAGCCTCTTTCAATTCCAGACATACTCTAAGCATCGATGAAGAAGAAGGGATGCCTGCGGCTCAACAGTACGTTTTATCCAAATTCAATCACTTTGCAAAGCAGTCAGGTGGAAGGATGACCGCAGAAATAGAGAAATTCGTAATCCCTGGAGATGATCGTCGGATCCCCACTGATTCACCGGCTGCAAATGTCATGGCCACACTTAAAGGCATTAATCCCGCTGACGACAGGATCTTTATCATTTCAGCACACATGGATTCCCGCAATAAAGATGTGATGGATGAAAAAGGTCCCTCACCCGGTGCCAACGACAATGGAAGCGGTACAGCGGCAGTGATAGAACTGGCCAGAATAATGGCTTCACACCAATTCTCAGCTACTATCCTATTCGTGGCATTTACAGGCGAAGAACAGGGATTGAAAGGTGCAACATATCTAGCTGATAAAGCAAAAAATGAAGGATGGAATATTGGGGCAGTTTTGAACAACGACATCATAGGAAATAGTAGCTCTTCGGAAACCCTGATCAAAGACAATTTGATGATGCGGGTATTCTCGGAAACAATCCCTGCAGCTGAAACTGAACAAGAAGCTACTATTCGAAAATACATTAATGCGGACAATGACAGTAAATCCAGGCAATTGGCAAGGTATATCAAAGAACATGGAGAGCGATATGTAGATCAATTCGAAGTAAAACTGATTTACCGGGCAGACAGATTCTTGAGAGGAGGAGATCAGACTCCTTTTGCGAAAAATGGCATGACAGCGATAAGAATATCAGAAATGAACGAAAACTTCCTCCATCAGCACGAGAATGTCCGCATGGAAGATGGTGTTCAGTACGGAGATCTTCCGGATTTTATGGATTATGAATATTTACGTAAAGTCACAGCTGTAAACCTGGCTTCCCTTGCTTCCTTGGCAGATTCCCCTGATCAGCCGCTGGAGGTTAAAATAGACGTACGTAACCTAAGCAACCAGACCACCTTGCTGTGGAAAGCCCCGAAGTTTGGAAAAGCCAAAGGCTATTTTGTGCTGATGAGAGAAACTTCTTCTTCTATGTGGGAGAGAAAGTTTTGGACTACGGACACCTCATTGACGCTGCCTTATTCCAAAGACAATTACTTCTTTGCTGTACAATCTGTCGCAGAATCAGGAGCAGAGGGTATCCCAGTCTTGCCAACTCCTCTATTTAAACTTAATTAA
- a CDS encoding PaaI family thioesterase: MNAQKTQIALKSGALAYQKKMRNPFYFWPGMLIKLPSAVFWGFRLRELDAEKCVVTLPYSWRTQNPFKSIYFAAMAGAGELSTGALCQLAISDLGRYAMLVVDFRAEYYKKANQTITFTCSQGQDLFLLLQSLSVNETGKLTMISSGKNPQGEEVARFYVTWSFKRKA, from the coding sequence ATGAATGCACAGAAAACCCAAATCGCTTTAAAATCAGGAGCTTTAGCCTATCAAAAAAAAATGCGCAATCCATTCTATTTTTGGCCTGGGATGCTTATCAAACTTCCGTCTGCTGTTTTTTGGGGTTTTCGTTTAAGAGAATTAGATGCTGAAAAATGCGTCGTCACACTCCCCTATAGCTGGAGAACGCAAAACCCATTCAAGTCTATCTATTTTGCAGCTATGGCTGGAGCAGGAGAATTGAGTACTGGGGCACTTTGCCAGTTAGCTATAAGTGATTTAGGCAGATATGCTATGCTAGTTGTAGATTTCCGGGCGGAGTATTATAAAAAAGCCAATCAGACCATCACATTTACCTGCTCGCAGGGTCAGGATCTTTTCCTGCTTCTTCAGTCACTTTCCGTGAATGAAACAGGCAAACTCACAATGATATCCTCTGGTAAAAACCCCCAAGGTGAAGAGGTAGCACGGTTCTATGTGACATGGTCTTTTAAGAGAAAAGCCTAA
- a CDS encoding carboxypeptidase-like regulatory domain-containing protein, with protein sequence MKFGILVLLYFAFMPGLLAQRSYSGNILDATDKTYLEGVAVEILGSGIADTTNLRGYFSVKGNMGDTLRVSFPGFIEQKIALGEETFLILQIQDRARLLPTFEVKSEPYAFRFKDGKLILIDPDEEQAPSTKGGISAGYRDSPDLTGGIAIAGVLSSLTKRARLERAYQKKLEWMRRREGYYEVVESDSVRQNLMIKYQLQRSDWDKIIIRFNEGNAYHEFLDWSKDRVYNTLNEFIDRERRWIN encoded by the coding sequence ATGAAATTTGGAATCCTAGTCTTGCTTTATTTTGCTTTTATGCCTGGTCTGTTGGCACAGAGGTCCTATTCCGGGAATATCCTTGATGCCACGGACAAAACTTATCTGGAAGGTGTAGCTGTAGAAATATTAGGCTCAGGGATTGCTGACACTACTAACCTTCGTGGTTATTTTTCTGTCAAAGGAAATATGGGGGATACTTTACGGGTGTCCTTCCCTGGGTTTATTGAGCAGAAAATAGCCTTGGGAGAGGAGACATTTTTGATTCTTCAGATTCAGGATAGAGCGAGACTTCTTCCCACTTTTGAAGTGAAATCAGAACCTTATGCATTCAGGTTTAAGGATGGTAAATTGATATTAATAGATCCGGATGAAGAGCAAGCTCCTTCCACAAAAGGAGGGATAAGTGCAGGCTACCGGGATTCTCCTGATCTGACGGGTGGGATAGCCATAGCCGGGGTATTATCCTCCCTTACGAAAAGAGCGAGGCTAGAACGTGCGTATCAGAAGAAGTTGGAATGGATGCGTAGGAGAGAAGGATATTACGAAGTAGTTGAATCTGATTCAGTGCGCCAAAACCTCATGATTAAATATCAGTTGCAGCGCTCGGATTGGGATAAGATTATTATCCGCTTTAATGAAGGTAATGCGTACCATGAGTTTTTGGACTGGAGCAAAGACCGCGTCTACAACACCCTGAATGAGTTTATCGACAGAGAGAGGCGGTGGATTAATTAG
- a CDS encoding potassium channel family protein, protein MDDLKREREQHVKTAVYSFKNFWMTDSSFSVLFVILVFTVFVLPILIVYGHIGSVFISSVFLFLFFTGIFSSKEPVLIILTAILFTAQLSLRLVRYSDFDYDFYLWERLLGVVNMLVFIGLNVKQLFRNDRITAHRVIGAINVYLLMAILGAFVFEIIYIYTGSVIGGRVELMGVDEDFSSYIYFSMVSMTTVGFGEMYPAQIMAKMLSVLLAMIGILYPTVIIARLVSGSNILKNE, encoded by the coding sequence ATGGATGATTTAAAAAGAGAAAGAGAGCAGCACGTCAAAACTGCCGTGTATTCCTTTAAGAATTTCTGGATGACTGATTCTAGCTTTTCGGTGTTATTTGTGATTTTAGTTTTCACTGTCTTTGTACTGCCGATTTTGATAGTATATGGCCACATAGGAAGTGTATTTATCAGTTCTGTGTTTTTGTTTCTTTTCTTTACAGGGATATTTTCATCAAAGGAACCGGTATTGATTATCCTTACGGCTATACTCTTCACTGCCCAGTTGAGCCTTCGATTGGTGAGGTATTCGGATTTTGACTACGATTTTTACTTGTGGGAAAGATTATTGGGAGTTGTCAATATGTTGGTTTTTATTGGTTTAAATGTCAAGCAGCTGTTTCGGAATGACCGGATCACCGCACATCGGGTAATCGGGGCTATCAATGTGTATCTATTGATGGCAATTTTAGGGGCTTTTGTCTTTGAGATCATTTACATCTATACTGGATCTGTTATTGGTGGTAGGGTCGAACTAATGGGGGTGGATGAAGATTTTAGTTCTTATATTTATTTTAGTATGGTTTCTATGACAACGGTAGGATTTGGTGAGATGTACCCTGCCCAGATTATGGCCAAAATGCTCTCAGTGCTACTAGCCATGATTGGAATACTGTATCCTACAGTAATCATTGCCAGGTTGGTCAGTGGAAGCAATATTCTTAAAAATGAATGA
- a CDS encoding S10 family serine carboxypeptidase-like protein, protein MRKLTFTLLFACCLSAVMAQIDREIEVESAIVTQHETTIKGKKVPYKATAGTQPVWNEKGKPIASLFYTYYERTDISDKAKRPLVISFNGGPGSASIWMHIAYTGPVVLNIDEEGYPLQPYGVKSNPHSILDVADIVYIDPVNTGYSRIVDEEVDRGTFFGINSDIKYLADWVNTFVTRQERWASPKYLIGESYGTTRVAGLVAQLQNSHWMYFNGVILVSPTEMGIDRGAPIHTSNYLPYYAATAWYHKALEGSLQNRDLEEFLPEVEAFTINELIPAVVKGGMLSAAERDAIAAKYALYSGLRKEVILEHNLLVPTNFFWKELLREKGMTLGRLDSRYKGFDNAGTGSRPDFDPALSSWNHAFAPSFQVYVREKLNFKTDLTYNLFGPVHPWNRSNETTGYDLGDAMRQNPYLHLMVQSGYYDGGTDFFNAKYNLWQIDAAGRMADRISWKGYRSGHMMYLRAEDLETSNDDIRVFIKNSMVAPDMPAKYN, encoded by the coding sequence ATGAGAAAATTAACTTTTACCCTATTATTTGCTTGCTGTCTGTCGGCTGTAATGGCCCAGATTGATAGAGAGATCGAAGTAGAATCTGCGATAGTGACTCAGCATGAGACTACCATTAAAGGCAAGAAAGTTCCATATAAAGCTACCGCCGGTACCCAGCCGGTATGGAATGAAAAAGGGAAGCCAATAGCATCCTTATTCTACACCTATTATGAACGTACAGATATTTCAGATAAGGCAAAGCGCCCACTGGTAATCTCTTTCAATGGTGGGCCTGGTTCTGCTTCTATATGGATGCATATTGCCTATACAGGGCCTGTAGTACTAAATATTGATGAAGAAGGCTATCCACTTCAGCCCTATGGGGTGAAATCAAATCCCCATTCCATACTCGATGTAGCGGATATCGTGTATATCGATCCTGTGAATACCGGGTATTCCAGAATTGTAGATGAGGAAGTGGATAGGGGCACTTTTTTTGGTATCAATTCAGATATAAAGTACTTGGCAGATTGGGTTAACACTTTCGTGACCCGTCAGGAAAGATGGGCATCTCCAAAATATCTTATTGGCGAAAGCTATGGCACTACCCGTGTGGCAGGTTTGGTGGCACAGCTTCAAAATTCCCATTGGATGTATTTTAATGGAGTGATATTGGTTTCTCCCACCGAAATGGGTATAGATCGGGGAGCTCCTATCCATACTTCTAATTACCTACCTTATTATGCGGCCACCGCATGGTATCACAAGGCATTGGAAGGTTCCTTGCAGAACCGGGATTTAGAAGAATTTTTGCCGGAAGTCGAAGCATTTACTATCAATGAGTTAATACCTGCTGTGGTGAAAGGGGGCATGCTATCCGCTGCAGAGCGCGATGCTATTGCTGCAAAATATGCGTTGTACTCGGGGTTACGCAAAGAGGTTATACTTGAACATAATCTACTTGTGCCTACCAACTTCTTCTGGAAAGAATTGTTGAGAGAAAAAGGTATGACTTTGGGAAGACTAGACAGTAGGTATAAGGGCTTCGATAATGCCGGTACTGGTTCCAGACCGGATTTTGATCCCGCACTATCCTCTTGGAATCATGCATTTGCGCCATCCTTTCAGGTATATGTAAGAGAGAAACTAAACTTCAAAACTGACCTTACCTATAACTTATTCGGTCCCGTTCATCCTTGGAACCGTTCTAATGAGACCACAGGATATGATCTCGGAGATGCCATGCGCCAAAATCCTTATTTACACTTGATGGTTCAGTCGGGCTATTACGATGGAGGTACAGACTTCTTTAATGCAAAATACAACCTTTGGCAAATTGATGCCGCTGGCAGAATGGCGGATCGAATATCATGGAAAGGGTACAGAAGCGGTCACATGATGTACCTCCGGGCGGAGGATCTGGAGACTTCAAATGATGATATCCGTGTGTTTATCAAGAACTCAATGGTAGCTCCTGATATGCCTGCTAAGTACAATTAG
- a CDS encoding glutamate--tRNA ligase family protein, whose translation MDFKLTRLAPTPSGFLHLGNLYSFLVTKALAEKSGAKVLLRIDDLDRDRYRPEYVQDIFDTLDFMEIGYDQGPKSLLDFEQEWSQMHRIGEYSQALDTIKEKKLLFACDCSRKKIQQMNPSGYYLGHCQTRNIPLERNDTCWRMDTFACEFIQVNTYTEGKKAYVLPEESAFFMVRKKDKLPAYQLTSIIDDIYYGVDLIVRGQDLLGSTLAQHFLANELGLHSFQGGTFHHHPLLKGEKNKKLSKSEGATSIQFLRKEGKKVADIYGILGKMLGSSEDVKDFESFKKHLDL comes from the coding sequence ATGGATTTCAAACTTACTCGCCTAGCCCCTACTCCCAGCGGATTTCTGCACTTAGGGAATCTTTATTCTTTTTTAGTGACCAAAGCCTTGGCTGAAAAAAGCGGTGCCAAGGTGCTGCTCCGGATTGATGACCTGGATAGGGACAGGTATCGTCCCGAGTATGTGCAGGATATTTTTGACACCTTAGACTTCATGGAGATTGGATATGACCAAGGCCCCAAAAGCCTTTTGGACTTCGAGCAAGAATGGTCTCAGATGCATCGTATAGGTGAATACTCACAGGCATTGGATACAATAAAGGAAAAGAAATTGCTTTTTGCCTGTGATTGCTCACGCAAAAAAATCCAGCAAATGAATCCTTCGGGATATTACCTAGGACACTGCCAGACAAGGAACATCCCGCTTGAGAGAAATGACACGTGCTGGCGTATGGATACTTTTGCCTGTGAATTCATCCAAGTCAACACTTATACCGAAGGCAAAAAAGCCTATGTACTTCCCGAGGAATCTGCCTTTTTTATGGTAAGGAAAAAAGACAAACTTCCGGCATATCAGCTGACCTCTATCATTGACGATATATATTATGGAGTCGACTTGATCGTTAGAGGCCAGGATTTGCTAGGATCTACCTTAGCCCAGCATTTCTTGGCCAATGAACTCGGACTACACTCATTTCAAGGTGGCACATTTCACCATCATCCGCTTTTGAAGGGGGAAAAGAATAAAAAACTTTCCAAATCCGAAGGGGCCACATCCATTCAATTTTTGAGGAAAGAAGGAAAAAAAGTTGCGGACATCTATGGGATTCTTGGAAAAATGCTCGGCTCAAGTGAAGATGTAAAGGACTTTGAATCCTTCAAAAAACATCTGGATCTATAG